The genome window TGGTGCGAGAGTTCAATGCCGAGGTCAAGGTCAACTACGAGACGAGGTCGACTCGCCTTCACGCCAAGGCATGGTTGTTCCGCCGACGAAGTGGCTACGACACCGCGTACGTCGGCAGCTCCAACCTCTCCAAGGCCGCGCTGCTCGATGGGCTGGAGTGGAACGTGCGCCTTTCCTCCATCGCCACCCCCGACGTAATGCGAAAGTTCGGCGCGACCTTCGAGGCCTACTGGAGCGACCCGTCCTTCGAGCTGTATGACCCGGACGCTGACGGTGCACGGCTCCAGGAGGCATTGGCGATCGCCGGGGGCTCTTCGAATACCTCGGGCGCAGATCGCAGAATCACCCTGTCCGGACTCGAAGTACGCCCCTATGCCCACCAACGCGACATGCTGGAGCGCCTCGAAGTCGAGCGAGAAGTGCATGACCGGCACCGGAATCTACTGGTGACGGCCACAGGTACGGGTAAGACAGTGATGGCAGCGCTGGACTACAAGCAGTTGCGCAAGAAGCACGGCCGTGACCTACGACTCCTCTTCATTGCTCATCGCAAGGAAATTCTCCAGCAGTCCCTGCGGACCTACCAAGACGTCTTGGTAGACGCGAACTTCGGCGAATCTCTGCACAGTGGAGAGATTCCGGACCGCTGGACGCATGTCTTCGCCAGCGTGCAGTCACTCAACGCGCGCGCATTGGACCGGCTTGCAGCCAATCACTTCGATGTAATCGTGATCGACGAGTTCCACCACGGGACGTCCCCGACCTACCGGAAGATCCTCGACCACTTCGAGCCGCTGGAACTGCTCGGGCTGACCGCGACACCCGAGCGCATGGACGGCAAGAACATCCAGGACGAGTTCTTCGATGGGCGCATCGCTGCGGAGATGCGATTGTGGGAGGCCTTGGAGAACGACCTGCTCAGCCCCTTCCACTACCTCGGCATCAGCGACAACACCGACCTCAGTGCGGTGAAGTGGCATCGCGGGGCGTACGACTCGGGCGAGCTGAGTGATGTGCTGTCCGCCAACCACGCGCGGGCGCTACTGGTCTTGAAGGCCGTGCAAGAGAAAATCGCCGACCCGAGCGCCATGCGCGCCTTGGGCTTCTGCGTTTCCGTCACACATGCACGCTTCATGGCGGAGTCCTTCCGTAAAGCAGGACTCAACGCCGTTGCCCTATCTGCCGGAACCCCTACCGATGAGCGCAAGCAAGCCCTGGCCGATCTCACGTCCGGGGCATTGCAGGTAATTTTCTCGGTCGACCTCTTCAACGAGGGCCTTGATATCCCTGATGTAGACACCCTGCTCTTGCTGCGGCCCACCTCCAGCGCCACGGTGTTCCTGCAGCAGCTTGGCCGAGGCCTCCGCCGTACCGACAACAAGGCCGTATTGACCGTGTTGGATTTCATTGGCCAGCACCGCAAGGAGTTCCGCTTCGAGAACCAGTTCCGCGCCCTCACGAACCTTACTCGCAAGCGACTGTTGGACAACATCGAGCACGACTTTCCACAACTCCCTTCCGGCTGTCAGATCATCCTTGAGGAGAAGGCGAAGAAAGTAATCATCGCCAACATCAAGGACCAGATCGGCGTCAACGTCACAGCTCTGGCTCGCGAGGTAGCGAGCTACGCCGAGCCGAACCTCAGCCGCTACCTCGACGAGAGCGGACGCGAACTCAAAGAGCTCTACCGAGGCAACGGGAACTCGTGGACGGGCTTGCTCCGTCGCTCCGGCCTACTGAAGGGCGAGGCTCCCGAGGGCGAGGCCGCGCTACTTAAGCGCGTCTCAGCGTTCCTCCACGTGGACGACCCGCTACGAGTCGCTGCGTACACAAGCATGTTGGAAGACGACGCCCCTACCTACAACGAACTTGACGAGCGGGCACAGGCCTATGCCCGCATGCTCTTCTTCCAGTTGTGGCCCCTTGGAGGCATCATGCGCAAGGGTTACGCCAACTACGACGCCGGATTCGCAACCCTGCGCAAACAACATGCCGTCCGCAGCGAGCTGCGTCAGATGCTGGCA of Streptomyces phaeolivaceus contains these proteins:
- a CDS encoding DUF3427 domain-containing protein; the protein is MSESGALSQPVAGVYEELITLRCEERLKELASLGWRPVSDKLGAESVPHVLARHVATTVRRVLLGIPPEERVHAANHILDSISTLKGAQEWVDLVASGPRQLLALTRQEAPGVFAVRPGIPLSDTALITNSPEDPSLGFELRAELATADHVDLLCAFVKWHGLRIIEQSLQAARERDVPIRVITTTYIGATERRALDRLVREFNAEVKVNYETRSTRLHAKAWLFRRRSGYDTAYVGSSNLSKAALLDGLEWNVRLSSIATPDVMRKFGATFEAYWSDPSFELYDPDADGARLQEALAIAGGSSNTSGADRRITLSGLEVRPYAHQRDMLERLEVEREVHDRHRNLLVTATGTGKTVMAALDYKQLRKKHGRDLRLLFIAHRKEILQQSLRTYQDVLVDANFGESLHSGEIPDRWTHVFASVQSLNARALDRLAANHFDVIVIDEFHHGTSPTYRKILDHFEPLELLGLTATPERMDGKNIQDEFFDGRIAAEMRLWEALENDLLSPFHYLGISDNTDLSAVKWHRGAYDSGELSDVLSANHARALLVLKAVQEKIADPSAMRALGFCVSVTHARFMAESFRKAGLNAVALSAGTPTDERKQALADLTSGALQVIFSVDLFNEGLDIPDVDTLLLLRPTSSATVFLQQLGRGLRRTDNKAVLTVLDFIGQHRKEFRFENQFRALTNLTRKRLLDNIEHDFPQLPSGCQIILEEKAKKVIIANIKDQIGVNVTALAREVASYAEPNLSRYLDESGRELKELYRGNGNSWTGLLRRSGLLKGEAPEGEAALLKRVSAFLHVDDPLRVAAYTSMLEDDAPTYNELDERAQAYARMLFFQLWPLGGIMRKGYANYDAGFATLRKQHAVRSELRQMLAYNLAHTEHVPIPLFGLGGPAGVPLTVHASYSREEILPALGQSYIGGFMPADFREGVKWCDSIKTDALLITLEKDEKDFSPQTRYHDYAQSETLFHWESQNQTSATSPTGLRYKNHVAEGSHVLLFVRRYKNTDIGGAQPWILLGPAEYEDHTGSKPMAITWKLRQELPADVWTYSTIKAG